A genomic stretch from Candidatus Nitrososphaera gargensis Ga9.2 includes:
- a CDS encoding DNA repair and recombination protein RadA, which yields MATTISTGSKAIDSLLGGGGIRTGMLTDVYGESGSGKSQLCFTLCANCARAGGTAIFVDTAGTFRPERIVEISGSPGALEKINFIRALNTLDQTNAIRKILDTGPQLVVVDTLTSLFSAEYSGPARHLAVMKHMHELALAAINAGCAVVVTNMVRNAPITVVDQAGRNIAQAVVPSQQREYLGSSVSIYSHIKVKLEIVDAAKSSFRALLVQSAGKEPVPFSITPRGISDIIN from the coding sequence TTGGCTACCACCATTTCTACCGGCTCAAAAGCAATAGATTCGCTCCTTGGAGGAGGCGGCATACGCACAGGCATGCTAACGGATGTTTATGGCGAAAGCGGCTCGGGCAAGTCGCAACTTTGCTTCACCCTTTGTGCCAACTGCGCAAGGGCCGGTGGCACGGCGATATTTGTCGATACCGCCGGGACGTTCCGGCCAGAGCGCATAGTCGAGATATCCGGCTCGCCCGGCGCGCTTGAAAAGATCAATTTTATAAGGGCGCTTAACACGCTTGACCAGACAAACGCTATCAGGAAAATCCTTGACACAGGTCCGCAGCTCGTAGTAGTGGACACACTGACGTCGCTCTTTTCTGCAGAGTACTCGGGGCCTGCCCGGCACCTTGCGGTGATGAAGCACATGCACGAGCTGGCGCTCGCCGCGATAAATGCCGGCTGCGCGGTCGTAGTCACCAACATGGTCAGAAACGCGCCGATAACTGTAGTCGACCAGGCAGGCCGCAACATTGCGCAGGCGGTGGTGCCTTCCCAGCAGCGCGAGTATCTTGGGAGCTCGGTCTCGATCTATTCACATATAAAGGTCAAGCTGGAGATAGTCGACGCGGCCAAATCCTCGTTCAGGGCTCTGCTCGTCCAGTCGGCAGGCAAAGAGCCCGTGCCATTTTCCATAACGCCTCGCGGGATTTCTGATATCATCAATTAG